A window of the Ammoniphilus oxalaticus genome harbors these coding sequences:
- the ilvC gene encoding ketol-acid reductoisomerase, giving the protein MVTMYYEKDVNRAALEGKTIAVIGYGSQGHSQAQNLRDSGFNVIIGLRKGGSWNQAEEDGFTVYSVAEATAQADVVQILLPDELQRKVYEEEIEPNLKDGAALFFSHGFNIHYGQIQPPANVDVVMVAPKGPGHLVRRVYVEGFGVPGLIAIEQNATGKAMEIGLAYASGVGATRAGVIETTFREETETDLFGEQAVLCGGTSELVKAGFETLVEAGYKPEIAYFECLHELKLIVDLMYEGGLDYMRYSISDTAEYGDYSSGNRIINDDTKVEMKKILGEIQDGTFARNFILENQSGRAGFTARRRLEKEHQLETVGKQLREMMAWIKK; this is encoded by the coding sequence ATGGTAACTATGTATTACGAAAAAGACGTAAATCGCGCAGCTCTAGAGGGGAAAACAATTGCAGTAATCGGGTATGGAAGTCAGGGACATTCACAAGCTCAAAACTTACGAGACAGTGGATTCAATGTCATTATTGGACTTCGTAAAGGTGGATCTTGGAACCAAGCTGAAGAAGATGGTTTCACTGTTTACAGTGTTGCAGAAGCGACAGCTCAAGCGGATGTCGTGCAAATTTTGCTTCCTGATGAGTTGCAACGTAAAGTTTATGAGGAAGAAATTGAACCGAACTTGAAGGACGGAGCGGCTCTATTCTTCTCGCATGGTTTTAATATTCACTATGGACAAATCCAACCGCCAGCGAATGTAGACGTTGTAATGGTTGCGCCAAAAGGGCCTGGCCACTTAGTTCGTCGCGTGTATGTTGAAGGATTCGGAGTTCCGGGTCTAATTGCAATCGAGCAAAACGCGACTGGAAAAGCGATGGAAATCGGATTGGCTTACGCAAGTGGCGTGGGAGCGACGCGCGCGGGTGTTATTGAGACAACATTCCGTGAAGAAACGGAAACTGACCTGTTTGGTGAGCAGGCAGTATTGTGCGGCGGAACATCTGAGCTTGTAAAGGCTGGTTTTGAAACGCTGGTTGAAGCGGGATATAAGCCTGAAATTGCTTATTTCGAGTGCTTGCATGAATTAAAATTGATCGTTGACTTGATGTATGAAGGCGGATTGGATTATATGAGATATTCAATCAGTGATACAGCCGAGTACGGTGATTATAGCTCAGGAAATCGAATTATTAATGATGATACAAAAGTAGAAATGAAAAAGATTCTTGGCGAAATTCAAGATGGGACTTTTGCTCGCAACTTTATCTTGGAGAACCAATCTGGTCGCGCGGGCTTCACAGCTCGTCGTCGCTTAGAAAAGGAACATCAGTTAGAGACAGTAGGAAAGCAACTACGCGAAATGATGGCTTGGATCAAAAAGTAA
- a CDS encoding 2-isopropylmalate synthase, which yields MRKIEIFDTTLRDGEQSPGVNLTIDEKIEIALQLERLGVTRMEVGFAAASPGEIRAIQEVAKRVKNTTVVSLSRSLEGDIDKSWEALKNAENACVHVFLATSPIHRQHKLQMTKEQVVEQAVAAVTYAKKYFSEIQFSCEDAARTEIDFLSEVVAAVVKAGAKVINLPDTVGYMTPVEYGNIFRQLRERVPGIENVKLSSHCHDDLGMAVANSLAAIEGGATQVECTVNGIGERAGNAALEEVALALDTRKGIYQAKTDIKLDEIARTSKLVSRLTGMFVPGNKAIVGANAFAHESGIHQDGVLKEITTYEIIRPETVGFKSNKLVMGKHSGRHAFKDKLEELGYRLEREQVNEAFVRFKDLCDRKKEVTDDDIVALLDSKILEMPEAFVLESLQLAYGNLSVPTASVRIALANGEMVEEAAVGNGSVDSIYKAIDRVTEEEVTLDDYKIVSVTHGKDALGEVYVRLSQNGISVQGRDVSTDVLEASAKAYIQAINKIIARRRDSSNAVEPLPLTSTMN from the coding sequence ATGAGGAAAATTGAGATCTTTGATACAACGCTGCGTGACGGTGAACAGTCACCGGGAGTGAATCTAACCATCGATGAAAAGATCGAGATTGCCTTACAGTTAGAGAGACTCGGTGTGACAAGGATGGAGGTTGGGTTTGCTGCTGCTTCTCCTGGTGAAATTAGAGCCATTCAAGAAGTAGCAAAACGTGTGAAAAACACAACCGTTGTCAGCCTGTCTCGTTCTTTAGAAGGGGATATCGATAAATCATGGGAAGCGCTAAAAAACGCGGAAAATGCTTGCGTGCATGTCTTTTTAGCGACTTCTCCGATTCATCGGCAACACAAGCTTCAAATGACGAAGGAACAAGTTGTCGAGCAGGCGGTAGCGGCGGTGACCTATGCAAAAAAGTACTTTTCTGAAATTCAGTTTTCGTGTGAAGACGCGGCTAGAACAGAAATTGACTTTTTGTCAGAAGTGGTTGCGGCTGTCGTAAAAGCAGGAGCCAAGGTAATCAACTTACCTGATACGGTGGGGTATATGACGCCGGTTGAATATGGAAACATATTCAGACAGTTGCGTGAGCGTGTGCCGGGAATCGAAAATGTGAAGCTAAGTAGTCATTGCCATGATGATTTGGGAATGGCGGTAGCGAATTCGCTTGCGGCGATTGAAGGCGGAGCGACACAGGTTGAATGTACGGTGAATGGAATTGGCGAACGCGCGGGGAATGCGGCTCTAGAAGAAGTGGCGCTTGCCCTTGATACGCGAAAAGGCATTTATCAAGCAAAGACAGATATTAAGCTTGACGAGATTGCGCGCACAAGTAAACTCGTCAGTCGCTTAACAGGGATGTTTGTGCCTGGTAACAAGGCGATTGTCGGAGCGAATGCGTTTGCCCATGAATCCGGAATTCACCAGGATGGTGTCTTGAAGGAAATTACGACATACGAAATCATTCGTCCAGAAACAGTCGGCTTTAAATCGAATAAACTCGTGATGGGTAAACACTCGGGTCGTCACGCATTCAAAGATAAGCTGGAGGAATTAGGTTACCGTCTTGAGCGAGAGCAAGTCAATGAGGCTTTTGTTCGCTTTAAAGACTTGTGCGATCGGAAAAAGGAAGTAACGGATGATGATATCGTCGCGTTGCTCGATTCGAAGATTCTAGAAATGCCAGAAGCATTTGTGCTCGAATCGCTTCAGTTAGCATATGGTAACTTGTCCGTTCCGACAGCGAGCGTGCGGATCGCGTTAGCAAACGGCGAGATGGTGGAAGAGGCCGCTGTGGGGAATGGATCTGTTGACTCGATTTATAAAGCGATTGATCGCGTGACAGAAGAAGAAGTCACATTAGACGATTATAAGATTGTGTCTGTCACCCATGGAAAGGACGCATTAGGAGAAGTTTATGTTCGTCTAAGTCAAAATGGTATTTCGGTGCAAGGACGCGACGTAAGCACGGATGTATTGG